The following are encoded together in the Lathyrus oleraceus cultivar Zhongwan6 chromosome 3, CAAS_Psat_ZW6_1.0, whole genome shotgun sequence genome:
- the LOC127126930 gene encoding sister chromatid cohesion 1 protein 4 isoform X32: MFYSQFILAKKGPLGTIWIAAHLERKLRKNQVADTDIGVSVDSILFPEVPIALRLSSHLLLGVVRIYSRKVNYLFDDCSEALLKVKQAFRSTAVDLPPEESTAPYHSITLPETFDLDDFELPDNDIFQGNYVDRHVSTREQITLQDTLDGMAYKTTQFGLDERFGDGDASQIGLDLDEVMLIDKDSTLEHNDFSANPQVSRQEDEKKEDVVTTSDKMLVEDSGSKVMLIDQDANLEPDDLGANSQISHHKDEKKEDVIGTSNRMQVEDSGSKIDLSDGFPTSPEFHEYAQGLSTSPEFHDYAQDPSTSPEFHNCAQDPSVSPEFHEYAQGPSTPGLQEPNLFGTQSDQVINEADFHNSADLLSMYSTQNESRAHQTENNVIGCSLQNNGKHVGVDLHHEASDCVLADVNNKREEQEHFTRTVVMKDQGNLIPNNNCLASVPLMDSSNEDHTTTVLPECAGGYVDTSGILEKVERLHDGVLMNTESVMANLNETVNVVSGGVNINDSGVSPSCSHVTSDQEGLSCKLLSNMDESRGSEFGGHLADVTTLLKHGVSNNSEVSKNEQQPSVAYEAQVSNIVSPLESSGRPEVVDVEARASQELKEAGILNFVSHEAEQPTQSHLRPCTSRVNNPSLLSIEGEKCHETDVSDPALGYHGTVEPSACEGKLDLGQSGMQFGSQIISNKMGSVNTFTASDIPAPEKMLSLGQSDMQYGSQMIGNKMGSVNTFTASNIPEPEKMLSLAYPHFGEMNHLLLESTPGNQVISGGHRDVAAVTSISGQKRSYTESTLTLQSMGLVESYGGAQSRRTTGSIPDDNDLLSSILAGRKSSALKVKPSPATAEVPTAKRFRSTPRTSTLKRKVLVDDTMVLHGDTIRHQLISTEDIRRVRKKAPCTSDEILMIQRQVLEDKIFHKPIFTDLSADLTILQNGAFDLSGIKVYDYGLDGFSVEKVNNQQSYSKSNAEIHVGQAHNEPMAVQPQEEAEESYSKTNVGIHEVESHNEPMEVQLQNNAEAQPSEMPVPSERESHNETMEVQPQITAEAQPSEMPVPSEREPHNETMEVQPQITAEARPSEMPVPSERESHNETMEVQPQITAEAQPSEMPVPSERESHNETMEVQPQITAEAQPSEIPLQLESDQSGVDFGSHDIDAHGRANIISNMKELSGSQNAEMNNAGGIFEISETENYSVGPTNIISDVNELGSSQNAEMNNAGRIFETSEAENYSIVHSNIISDVNELGGSQNAEMNNAGRNFETSEAENYSIVHSNIISDGNELGSSQNAEMSNSGGNFETFESENYSVVPGHETLSLTEVFENELCMPKDFDASQPLMDKTDDGAGSIQTNVLEIPTSEKMNTSTILENEFVDDQHDRNNADAIEIAEHDMEIGTRVETDGLEADNLHASLVLGSKEASEYTDNQVSFHGDLPMEENGNNMLEGLNEDLVVSSGLGCDDKDAKAGGLFSENIEVDCLHSVAPEDVKEGSNDEENSVFQEAALQNTMYPDVSAIRSPSVDQNDEDDMVDNDTGFLNVGDDEIIDDDDDDADGFAPGAEGTQLENSGWSSRTRAVAKYLQTLFDKEDLHGRQSLHLDKILVGKTRKEASRMFFETLVLKTRDYIDVEQTKPFANINLQPRGKLMKTDF, translated from the exons ATGTTTTACTCTCAGTTTATTTTGGCGAAGAAAGGTCCACTTGGGACAATATGGATAGCTGCACATTTAGAGAGGAAGCTCCGGAAGAATCAGGTGGCGGATACTGATATTGGCGTCTCTGTAG ATTCCATTCTTTTTCCTGAAGTACCAATTGCACTCCGTTTATCCAGTCATCTTCTGCTTGGTGTGGTAAGGATATATTCCAGAAAGGTGAATTACCTTTTCGATGATTGCAGTGAAGCCTTGCTTAAGGTAAAACAAGCTTTCCGCTCCACGGCAGTTGATTTGCCACCAGAAGAGTCCACTGCACCTTACCATTCCATCACTTTACCTGAGACTTTTGATCTTGATGATTTTGAACTACCAGATAATGACATTTTTCAAGG CAACTATGTTGATCGCCATGTCAGTACTAGGGAGCAGATTACACTGCAAGATACTTTAGACGGCATGGCTTACAAAACAACACAGTTTGGATTGGATG AGCGCTTTGGAGATGGTGATGCCTCTCAAATTGGTTTAGACCTTGATGAG GTTATGTTAATAGACAAAGATTCCACTTTGGAGCACAATGACTTCAGTGCTAATCCTCAAGTGTCTCGTCAAGAAGATGAAAAGAAAGAGGATGTGGTTACAACTTCTGATAAAATGCTAGTAGAAGACAGTGGAAGCAAG GTCATGTTAATAGACCAAGATGCCAATTTGGAACCTGATGACTTAGGTGCTAATTCTCAAATTTCTCATCACAAAGATGAAAAGAAAGAGGATGTGATTGGAACTTCAAATAGAATGCAAGTAGAAGACAGTGGAAGCAAAATTGATTTG AGTGATGGTTTTCCGACATCTCCTGAATTTCATGAATATGCTCAAGGTTTATCTACTTCTCCTGAATTTCATGACTATGCTCAAGATCCATCCACTTCTCCGGAATTTCATAACTGTGCTCAAGATCCATCCGTGTCTCCTGAATTTCATGAATATGCTCAAGGTCCATCTACTCCAGGACTCCAAGAGCCAAACTTATTTGGTACTCAGTCGGATCAGGTCATTAATGAAGCTGATTTTCATAATTCAGCAGATTTATTATCAATGTATTCAACGCAAAATGAATCCCGTGCTCATCAAACTGAGAACAATGTAATTGGTTGCTCCTTGCAAAATAATGGGAAGCATGTTGGTGTAGATTTGCATCATGAGGCTAGTGACTGTGTTCTGGCTGATGTGAATAACAAAAGAGAGGAACAAGAACATTTCACTCGTACAGTTGTGATGAAGGATCAAGGAAATTTGATACCTAATAATAATTGCTTGGCATCAGTACCCTTGATGGACTCCTCCAATGAAGACCACACGACCACCGTGTTACCAGAATGTGCAGGTGGATATGTTGATACTTCTGGTATACTTGAAAAGGTGGAAAGGTTGCATGATGGAGTTCTGATGAATACTGAATCAGTTATGGCCAATTTGAATGAAACTGTTAATGTTGTTTCTGGAGGCGTCAACATCAATGATTCTGGTGTGTCTCCTAGCTGTTCTCATGTTACATCTGATCAAGAGGGCCTCTCATGTAAACTGTTGTCTAACATGGATGAATCTCGTGGTTCTGAATTTGGTGGTCATTTGGCAGATGTTACCACATTGTTAAAGCACGGCGTTTCAAATAATAGTGAAGTTTCCAAGAATGAGCAGCAACCCAGCGTGGCTTATGAGGCTCAAGTATCCAATATTGTAAGTCCTCTAGAGTCATCTGGTAGACCTGAAGTTGTTGATGTGGAAGCTCGTGCATCTCAGGAACTGAAGGAAGCAGGTATTTTAAACTTTGTATCTCATGAAGCTGAGCAGCCCACCCAGTCGCACCTTCGGCCATGCACTTCCCGTGTAAACAATCCTTCTCTGTTATCTATTGAAG GTGAAAAATGTCATGAAACTGATGTTTCAGATCCTGCTTTGGGTTATCATGGAACTGTAGAGCCATCTGCTTGTGAAGGAAAGTTGGACTTGGGGCAATCAGGCATGCAATTTGGGAGTCAGATAATAAGTAATAAAATGGGAAGTGTAAACACATTTACTGCTTCTGACATAC CTGCGCCTGAAAAAATGCTCTCCTTGGGTCAATCAGACATGCAATATGGGAGTCAGATGATAGGTAATAAAATGGGAAGTGTAAACACATTTACTGCTTCTAACATACCTGAGCCTGAGAAAATGCTCTCTTTGGCTTATCCACATTTTGGTGAGATGAATCATTTGCTGCTGGAGTCTACTCCTGGCAATCAGGTTATATCTGGAGGTCATAGAGATGTTGCAGCAGTAACATCAATATCTGGTCAAAAGCGCAGCTACACAGAAAGTACTCTTACATTGCAGAGCATGGGTTTAGTTGAATCATATGGTGGGGCTCAGTCCAGAAGAACTACCGGATCCATTCCGGATGATAATGATCTATTGTCTTCAATATTAG CTGGCAGAAAATCTTCAGCTTTAAAAGTTAAACCAAGTCCAGCAACCGCTGAAGTACCAACAGCAAAGCGGTTTCGTTCTACACCACGAACTAGTACCTTAAAGAGGAAGGTGCTTGTGGATGATACGATGGTCTTGCACGGCGA TACAATACGCCACCAATTGATAAGTACTGAAGATATTCGGCGTGTACGGAAAAAAGCTCCTTGCACAAGCGATGAGATTTTAATGATTCAGAGACAGGTTTTGGAGGATAAAATTTTCCATAAACCAATATTTACAG ATTTGTCTGCTGATTTGACTATTCTGCAAAACGGGGCATTTGATCTGAGTGGAATCAAGGTTTATGATTATGGCTTAGATGGTTTTTCCGTGGAAAAAGTAAACAATCAACAGTCCTATTCTAAATCAAATGCTGAGATTCATGTGGGGCAAGCACATAATGAGCCTATGGCAGTCCAACCCCAAGAGGAGGCTGAAGAGTCTTATTCTAAAACGAATGTTGGGATTCATGAGGTGGAATCACATAATGAGCCTATGGAAGTCCAGCTCCAAAATAATGCTGAAGCCCAACCTTCTGAGATGCCTGTTCCGTCTGAGAGGGAATCACACAATGAAACTATGGAAGTCCAACCCCAAATAACTGCTGAAGCCCAGCCTTCTGAGATGCCTGTTCCGTCTGAGAGGGAACCACACAATGAAACTATGGAAGTCCAACCCCAAATAACTGCTGAAGCCCGAC CTTCTGAGATGCCTGTTCCGTCTGAGAGGGAATCACACAATGAAACTATGGAAGTCCAACCCCAAATAACTGCTGAAGCCCAACCTTCTGAGATGCCTGTTCCGTCTGAGAGGGAATCACACAATGAAACTATGGAAGTCCAACCCCAAATAACTGCTGAAGCCCAACCTTCTGAGATACCTCTTCAGTTGGAGAGTGATCAGTCTGGAGTTGACTTTGGATCTCATGATATTGACGCTCATGGGCGTGCAAATATTATATCAAACATGAAGGAGCTTAGCGGTTCTCAAAATGCTGAAATGAACAATGCTGGGGGGATTTTTGAGATTTCTGAAACAGAGAATTACTCTGTTGGGCCTACAAATATTATATCAGATGTAAATGAGCTTGGTAGTTCTCAAAATGCTGAAATGAACAATGCTGGACGAATTTTCGAGACTTCTGAAGCAGAAAATTACTCTATTGTGCATTCAAATATTATATCAGATGTAAATGAGCTTGGTGGTTCTCAAAATGCTGAAATGAACAATGCTGGACGAAATTTCGAGACTTCTGAAGCAGAAAATTACTCTATTGTTCATTCAAATATTATATCAGACGGAAATGAGCTTGGTAGTTCTCAAAATGCTGAAATGAGCAATTCTGGTGGAAATTTTGAGACTTTTGAATCAGAGAATTACTCTGTTGTCCCTGGGCATGAAACTTTATCACTAACtgaagtttttgaaaatgagCTATGTATGCCAAAAGATTTTGATGCATCGCAGCCTCTCATGGATAAAACGGATGATGGTGCTGGTTCTATCCAAACAAATGTGCTGGAGATTCCAACTTCCGAGAAAATGAATACATCTACTATTCTAGAAAATGAGTTTGTGGATGATCAACATGATAGAAACAATGCAGATGCTATTGAAATTGCAGAGCATGACATGGAAATTGGAACACGAGTTGAAACAGATGGCTTGGAAGCTGATAATTTACATGCATCCTTGGTTCTTGGCTCTAAGGAAGCTAGTGAATATACTGACAACCAGGTATCCTTCCATGGAGACCTACCTATGGAGGAAAATGGGAACAACATGCTAGAAGGCTTAAATGAGGATCTAGTTGTTTCTTCTGGCTTGGGATGTGATGACAAGGATGCAAAGGCTGGCGGCTTATTTAGTGAAAATATTGAAGTAGATTGTTTACATTCTGTAGCACCTGAGGATGTAAAAGAAGGTTCTAATGATGAGGAAAACTCAGTCTTTCAAGAAGCTGCATTACAAAATACAATGTATCCTGATGTCTCAGCTATTAGGAGTCCTTCTGTGGATCAGAATGAT GAAGACGATATGGTCGACAATGATACAG GATTTTTGAATGTTGGAGATGATGAGATAATTGATGACGATGATGACGATGCTGATGGTTTTGCACCGGGTGCTGAAGGAACACAGCTAGAAAATAGTGGATGGTCTTCTCGAACCAG GGCTGTTGCGAAGTATCTTCAGACCTTGTTTGATAAGGAGGATCTACATGGAAGGCAGAGCCTGCATCTTGACAAAATATTGGTGGGTAAAACACGGAAAGAAGCATCAAGGATGTTTTTTGAAACACTG GTTCTCAAGACAAGGGATTATATTGATGTAGAACAGACAAAACCCTTTGCCAATATTAACTTACAACCTCGAGGGAAGCTTATGAAGACAGATTTCTGA
- the LOC127126930 gene encoding sister chromatid cohesion 1 protein 4 isoform X31, with translation MFYSQFILAKKGPLGTIWIAAHLERKLRKNQVADTDIGVSVDSILFPEVPIALRLSSHLLLGVVRIYSRKVNYLFDDCSEALLKVKQAFRSTAVDLPPEESTAPYHSITLPETFDLDDFELPDNDIFQGNYVDRHVSTREQITLQDTLDGMAYKTTQFGLDERFGDGDASQIGLDLDEVMLIDKDSTLEHNDFSANPQVSRQEDEKKEDVVTTSDKMLVEDSGSKVMLIDQDANLEPDDLGANSQISHHKDEKKEDVIGTSNRMQVEDSGSKIDLSDGFPTSPEFHEYAQGLSTSPEFHDYAQDPSTSPEFHNCAQDPSVSPEFHEYAQGPSTPGLQEPNLFGTQSDQVINEADFHNSADLLSMYSTQNESRAHQTENNVIGCSLQNNGKHVGVDLHHEASDCVLADVNNKREEQEHFTRTVVMKDQGNLIPNNNCLASVPLMDSSNEDHTTTVLPECAGGYVDTSGILEKVERLHDGVLMNTESVMANLNETVNVVSGGVNINDSGVSPSCSHVTSDQEGLSCKLLSNMDESRGSEFGGHLADVTTLLKHGVSNNSEVSKNEQQPSVAYEAQVSNIVSPLESSGRPEVVDVEARASQELKEAGILNFVSHEAEQPTQSHLRPCTSRVNNPSLLSIEGEKCHETDVSDPALGYHGTVEPSACEGKLDLGQSGMQFGSQIISNKMGSVNTFTASDIPVPEKMLSLGQSDMQYGSQMIGNKMGSVNAFTASDIPAPEKMLSLGQSDMQYGSQMIGNKMGSVNTFTASNIPEPEKMLSLAYPHFGEMNHLLLESTPGNQVISGGHRDVAAVTSISGQKRSYTESTLTLQSMGLVESYGGAQSRRTTGSIPDDNDLLSSILAGRKSSALKVKPSPATAEVPTAKRFRSTPRTSTLKRKVLVDDTMVLHGDTIRHQLISTEDIRRVRKKAPCTSDEILMIQRQVLEDKIFHKPIFTDLSADLTILQNGAFDLSGIKVYDYGLDGFSVEKVNNQQSYSKSNAEIHVGQAHNEPMAVQPQEEAEESYSKTNVGIHEVESHNEPMEVQLQNNAEAQPSEMPVPSERESHNETMEVQPQITAEAQPSEMPVPSEREPHNETMEVQPQITAEARPSEMPVPSERESHNETMEVQPQITAEAQPSEMPVPSERESHNETMEVQPQITAEAQPSEIPLQLESDQSGVDFGSHDIDAHGRANIISNMKELSGSQNAEMNNAGGIFEISETENYSVGPTNIISDVNELGSSQNAEMNNAGRIFETSEAENYSIVHSNIISDVNELGGSQNAEMNNAGRNFETSEAENYSIVHSNIISDGNELGSSQNAEMSNSGGNFETFESENYSVVPGHETLSLTEVFENELCMPKDFDASQPLMDKTDDGAGSIQTNVLEIPTSEKMNTSTILENEFVDDQHDRNNADAIEIAEHDMEIGTRVETDGLEADNLHASLVLGSKEASEYTDNQVSFHGDLPMEENGNNMLEGLNEDLVVSSGLGCDDKDAKAGGLFSENIEVDCLHSVAPEDVKEGSNDEENSVFQEAALQNTMYPDVSAIRSPSVDQNDEDDMVDNDTGFLNVGDDEIIDDDDDDADGFAPGAEGTQLENSGWSSRTRAVAKYLQTLFDKEDLHGRQSLHLDKILVGKTRKEASRMFFETLVLKTRDYIDVEQTKPFANINLQPRGKLMKTDF, from the exons ATGTTTTACTCTCAGTTTATTTTGGCGAAGAAAGGTCCACTTGGGACAATATGGATAGCTGCACATTTAGAGAGGAAGCTCCGGAAGAATCAGGTGGCGGATACTGATATTGGCGTCTCTGTAG ATTCCATTCTTTTTCCTGAAGTACCAATTGCACTCCGTTTATCCAGTCATCTTCTGCTTGGTGTGGTAAGGATATATTCCAGAAAGGTGAATTACCTTTTCGATGATTGCAGTGAAGCCTTGCTTAAGGTAAAACAAGCTTTCCGCTCCACGGCAGTTGATTTGCCACCAGAAGAGTCCACTGCACCTTACCATTCCATCACTTTACCTGAGACTTTTGATCTTGATGATTTTGAACTACCAGATAATGACATTTTTCAAGG CAACTATGTTGATCGCCATGTCAGTACTAGGGAGCAGATTACACTGCAAGATACTTTAGACGGCATGGCTTACAAAACAACACAGTTTGGATTGGATG AGCGCTTTGGAGATGGTGATGCCTCTCAAATTGGTTTAGACCTTGATGAG GTTATGTTAATAGACAAAGATTCCACTTTGGAGCACAATGACTTCAGTGCTAATCCTCAAGTGTCTCGTCAAGAAGATGAAAAGAAAGAGGATGTGGTTACAACTTCTGATAAAATGCTAGTAGAAGACAGTGGAAGCAAG GTCATGTTAATAGACCAAGATGCCAATTTGGAACCTGATGACTTAGGTGCTAATTCTCAAATTTCTCATCACAAAGATGAAAAGAAAGAGGATGTGATTGGAACTTCAAATAGAATGCAAGTAGAAGACAGTGGAAGCAAAATTGATTTG AGTGATGGTTTTCCGACATCTCCTGAATTTCATGAATATGCTCAAGGTTTATCTACTTCTCCTGAATTTCATGACTATGCTCAAGATCCATCCACTTCTCCGGAATTTCATAACTGTGCTCAAGATCCATCCGTGTCTCCTGAATTTCATGAATATGCTCAAGGTCCATCTACTCCAGGACTCCAAGAGCCAAACTTATTTGGTACTCAGTCGGATCAGGTCATTAATGAAGCTGATTTTCATAATTCAGCAGATTTATTATCAATGTATTCAACGCAAAATGAATCCCGTGCTCATCAAACTGAGAACAATGTAATTGGTTGCTCCTTGCAAAATAATGGGAAGCATGTTGGTGTAGATTTGCATCATGAGGCTAGTGACTGTGTTCTGGCTGATGTGAATAACAAAAGAGAGGAACAAGAACATTTCACTCGTACAGTTGTGATGAAGGATCAAGGAAATTTGATACCTAATAATAATTGCTTGGCATCAGTACCCTTGATGGACTCCTCCAATGAAGACCACACGACCACCGTGTTACCAGAATGTGCAGGTGGATATGTTGATACTTCTGGTATACTTGAAAAGGTGGAAAGGTTGCATGATGGAGTTCTGATGAATACTGAATCAGTTATGGCCAATTTGAATGAAACTGTTAATGTTGTTTCTGGAGGCGTCAACATCAATGATTCTGGTGTGTCTCCTAGCTGTTCTCATGTTACATCTGATCAAGAGGGCCTCTCATGTAAACTGTTGTCTAACATGGATGAATCTCGTGGTTCTGAATTTGGTGGTCATTTGGCAGATGTTACCACATTGTTAAAGCACGGCGTTTCAAATAATAGTGAAGTTTCCAAGAATGAGCAGCAACCCAGCGTGGCTTATGAGGCTCAAGTATCCAATATTGTAAGTCCTCTAGAGTCATCTGGTAGACCTGAAGTTGTTGATGTGGAAGCTCGTGCATCTCAGGAACTGAAGGAAGCAGGTATTTTAAACTTTGTATCTCATGAAGCTGAGCAGCCCACCCAGTCGCACCTTCGGCCATGCACTTCCCGTGTAAACAATCCTTCTCTGTTATCTATTGAAG GTGAAAAATGTCATGAAACTGATGTTTCAGATCCTGCTTTGGGTTATCATGGAACTGTAGAGCCATCTGCTTGTGAAGGAAAGTTGGACTTGGGGCAATCAGGCATGCAATTTGGGAGTCAGATAATAAGTAATAAAATGGGAAGTGTAAACACATTTACTGCTTCTGACATAC CTGTGCCTGAAAAAATGCTCTCCTTGGGTCAATCAGACATGCAATATGGGAGTCAGATGATAGGTAATAAAATGGGAAGTGTAAACGCATTTACTGCCTCTGACATACCTGCGCCTGAAAAAATGCTCTCCTTGGGTCAATCAGACATGCAATATGGGAGTCAGATGATAGGTAATAAAATGGGAAGTGTAAACACATTTACTGCTTCTAACATACCTGAGCCTGAGAAAATGCTCTCTTTGGCTTATCCACATTTTGGTGAGATGAATCATTTGCTGCTGGAGTCTACTCCTGGCAATCAGGTTATATCTGGAGGTCATAGAGATGTTGCAGCAGTAACATCAATATCTGGTCAAAAGCGCAGCTACACAGAAAGTACTCTTACATTGCAGAGCATGGGTTTAGTTGAATCATATGGTGGGGCTCAGTCCAGAAGAACTACCGGATCCATTCCGGATGATAATGATCTATTGTCTTCAATATTAG CTGGCAGAAAATCTTCAGCTTTAAAAGTTAAACCAAGTCCAGCAACCGCTGAAGTACCAACAGCAAAGCGGTTTCGTTCTACACCACGAACTAGTACCTTAAAGAGGAAGGTGCTTGTGGATGATACGATGGTCTTGCACGGCGA TACAATACGCCACCAATTGATAAGTACTGAAGATATTCGGCGTGTACGGAAAAAAGCTCCTTGCACAAGCGATGAGATTTTAATGATTCAGAGACAGGTTTTGGAGGATAAAATTTTCCATAAACCAATATTTACAG ATTTGTCTGCTGATTTGACTATTCTGCAAAACGGGGCATTTGATCTGAGTGGAATCAAGGTTTATGATTATGGCTTAGATGGTTTTTCCGTGGAAAAAGTAAACAATCAACAGTCCTATTCTAAATCAAATGCTGAGATTCATGTGGGGCAAGCACATAATGAGCCTATGGCAGTCCAACCCCAAGAGGAGGCTGAAGAGTCTTATTCTAAAACGAATGTTGGGATTCATGAGGTGGAATCACATAATGAGCCTATGGAAGTCCAGCTCCAAAATAATGCTGAAGCCCAACCTTCTGAGATGCCTGTTCCGTCTGAGAGGGAATCACACAATGAAACTATGGAAGTCCAACCCCAAATAACTGCTGAAGCCCAGCCTTCTGAGATGCCTGTTCCGTCTGAGAGGGAACCACACAATGAAACTATGGAAGTCCAACCCCAAATAACTGCTGAAGCCCGAC CTTCTGAGATGCCTGTTCCGTCTGAGAGGGAATCACACAATGAAACTATGGAAGTCCAACCCCAAATAACTGCTGAAGCCCAACCTTCTGAGATGCCTGTTCCGTCTGAGAGGGAATCACACAATGAAACTATGGAAGTCCAACCCCAAATAACTGCTGAAGCCCAACCTTCTGAGATACCTCTTCAGTTGGAGAGTGATCAGTCTGGAGTTGACTTTGGATCTCATGATATTGACGCTCATGGGCGTGCAAATATTATATCAAACATGAAGGAGCTTAGCGGTTCTCAAAATGCTGAAATGAACAATGCTGGGGGGATTTTTGAGATTTCTGAAACAGAGAATTACTCTGTTGGGCCTACAAATATTATATCAGATGTAAATGAGCTTGGTAGTTCTCAAAATGCTGAAATGAACAATGCTGGACGAATTTTCGAGACTTCTGAAGCAGAAAATTACTCTATTGTGCATTCAAATATTATATCAGATGTAAATGAGCTTGGTGGTTCTCAAAATGCTGAAATGAACAATGCTGGACGAAATTTCGAGACTTCTGAAGCAGAAAATTACTCTATTGTTCATTCAAATATTATATCAGACGGAAATGAGCTTGGTAGTTCTCAAAATGCTGAAATGAGCAATTCTGGTGGAAATTTTGAGACTTTTGAATCAGAGAATTACTCTGTTGTCCCTGGGCATGAAACTTTATCACTAACtgaagtttttgaaaatgagCTATGTATGCCAAAAGATTTTGATGCATCGCAGCCTCTCATGGATAAAACGGATGATGGTGCTGGTTCTATCCAAACAAATGTGCTGGAGATTCCAACTTCCGAGAAAATGAATACATCTACTATTCTAGAAAATGAGTTTGTGGATGATCAACATGATAGAAACAATGCAGATGCTATTGAAATTGCAGAGCATGACATGGAAATTGGAACACGAGTTGAAACAGATGGCTTGGAAGCTGATAATTTACATGCATCCTTGGTTCTTGGCTCTAAGGAAGCTAGTGAATATACTGACAACCAGGTATCCTTCCATGGAGACCTACCTATGGAGGAAAATGGGAACAACATGCTAGAAGGCTTAAATGAGGATCTAGTTGTTTCTTCTGGCTTGGGATGTGATGACAAGGATGCAAAGGCTGGCGGCTTATTTAGTGAAAATATTGAAGTAGATTGTTTACATTCTGTAGCACCTGAGGATGTAAAAGAAGGTTCTAATGATGAGGAAAACTCAGTCTTTCAAGAAGCTGCATTACAAAATACAATGTATCCTGATGTCTCAGCTATTAGGAGTCCTTCTGTGGATCAGAATGAT GAAGACGATATGGTCGACAATGATACAG GATTTTTGAATGTTGGAGATGATGAGATAATTGATGACGATGATGACGATGCTGATGGTTTTGCACCGGGTGCTGAAGGAACACAGCTAGAAAATAGTGGATGGTCTTCTCGAACCAG GGCTGTTGCGAAGTATCTTCAGACCTTGTTTGATAAGGAGGATCTACATGGAAGGCAGAGCCTGCATCTTGACAAAATATTGGTGGGTAAAACACGGAAAGAAGCATCAAGGATGTTTTTTGAAACACTG GTTCTCAAGACAAGGGATTATATTGATGTAGAACAGACAAAACCCTTTGCCAATATTAACTTACAACCTCGAGGGAAGCTTATGAAGACAGATTTCTGA